A genomic region of Streptosporangium lutulentum contains the following coding sequences:
- a CDS encoding glycosyltransferase, with the protein MSDKPVPALPEPVPAEPAPVSAEPASAAPETVPVAPEPTAPESAPVSAESVPVPPEAVPAAANPVSAKSARAGLRGLIKGFARHPVIVSRVVATKVKSDPMRVAQAAAETLPPRVRPVVGRFAWPVARRAKIVVRKLGMRLVRGPWDDAKAHFDAGRMTEAAAVLQAHTRYPFIKRRALYYAGELASIQPNPIPPKAKVIVGERIAGRVLHCVTNALPYTQAGYTVRTHRIVTAQRALGLDPHVVTSWGWPMMQGHADATPYEEIDGTPYHRLIPSGEVPFESQGRMIRGAGEVTELVRTLRPQVLHAATDHRNGSVALAVRERTGTPMVYEVRGFLEETWASRDPKRIGSQRHVLQRDREAFIMRSADAVVTLAETMAAEIVERGVPREKIFLAPNAVDDSLLVAEYDGAAFRAAYGIEPGEIVMGSVSSIVAYEGFATMINAAALLRDQGAPVKVLLVGDGVERAALLEQVEELGLGDIAILPGRVGPEEALQAQAAIDIFVCPREDLRVCRLVTPLKPVEAMALGKPVVLSDLPALSELVGSDGAGLLVPAGDPEALAKAIAGLRDDPERRAAMGEAGRAEVASKRTWSRIAETYRGIYQSIAG; encoded by the coding sequence GTGTCAGACAAGCCCGTTCCGGCTCTCCCCGAGCCCGTTCCGGCAGAGCCCGCCCCGGTTTCCGCGGAGCCCGCCTCCGCCGCGCCGGAGACCGTTCCGGTCGCACCGGAGCCCACCGCGCCGGAGTCCGCTCCCGTTTCGGCGGAGTCCGTTCCGGTCCCGCCGGAGGCGGTCCCGGCTGCGGCGAATCCGGTTTCCGCGAAGTCGGCCCGCGCCGGCCTGCGCGGACTCATCAAGGGGTTCGCCCGGCACCCGGTGATCGTCTCCCGCGTGGTGGCGACGAAGGTCAAGTCCGATCCGATGCGGGTGGCGCAGGCGGCCGCGGAGACACTTCCGCCGCGGGTGCGTCCCGTCGTGGGTCGTTTCGCCTGGCCCGTCGCGCGCCGGGCCAAGATCGTCGTTCGCAAGCTCGGCATGCGTCTCGTGCGGGGACCGTGGGACGACGCGAAGGCGCACTTCGACGCCGGCCGGATGACCGAGGCCGCCGCGGTGCTCCAGGCGCACACCCGATACCCGTTCATCAAGCGCCGTGCCCTCTACTACGCCGGTGAGCTGGCCTCCATCCAGCCGAACCCGATCCCGCCCAAGGCGAAGGTGATCGTCGGCGAGCGGATCGCGGGCCGGGTGCTGCACTGTGTCACCAACGCCCTGCCGTACACGCAGGCCGGATACACCGTGCGCACGCACCGGATCGTCACCGCGCAGAGGGCCCTCGGGCTGGACCCGCACGTCGTGACCAGCTGGGGCTGGCCGATGATGCAGGGCCACGCCGACGCCACGCCGTACGAGGAGATCGACGGGACCCCCTACCACCGCCTGATCCCGAGCGGCGAGGTGCCCTTCGAGAGCCAGGGCCGGATGATCCGGGGCGCCGGCGAGGTGACCGAGCTGGTCAGGACGCTCCGGCCGCAGGTGCTGCACGCCGCGACCGACCACCGCAACGGCTCGGTGGCGCTCGCCGTGCGCGAGCGTACCGGCACGCCGATGGTCTACGAGGTCCGGGGCTTCCTGGAGGAGACCTGGGCGTCCCGCGACCCCAAGCGCATCGGCAGCCAGCGGCACGTGCTCCAGCGTGACCGCGAGGCGTTCATCATGCGCTCCGCCGACGCCGTGGTCACCCTCGCGGAGACCATGGCCGCCGAGATCGTCGAGCGGGGCGTGCCGAGAGAGAAGATCTTCCTGGCGCCCAACGCCGTGGACGACTCGTTGCTGGTCGCGGAGTACGACGGAGCGGCGTTCCGCGCCGCCTACGGCATCGAGCCCGGCGAGATCGTCATGGGCTCCGTGTCGAGCATCGTGGCCTACGAGGGCTTCGCGACCATGATCAACGCTGCCGCGCTCCTGCGGGACCAGGGCGCGCCGGTCAAGGTGCTGCTCGTCGGCGACGGCGTGGAGCGGGCGGCGCTGCTGGAGCAGGTCGAGGAACTGGGGCTGGGGGACATCGCGATCCTGCCCGGCAGGGTCGGTCCCGAGGAGGCGCTGCAGGCGCAGGCGGCCATCGACATCTTCGTCTGCCCGCGCGAGGACCTGCGAGTCTGCCGACTTGTTACACCATTGAAACCGGTCGAGGCGATGGCTCTCGGCAAGCCGGTCGTACTGAGCGATCTGCCTGCCCTGTCGGAGCTCGTGGGTTCAGACGGGGCCGGGCTTCTGGTGCCCGCGGGTGACCCCGAGGCGCTCGCCAAGGCGATCGCGGGACTGCGTGACGATCCGGAGCGGCGGGCCGCGATGGGTGAGGCCGGACGGGCTGAAGTGGCGTCCAAGCGCACCTGGAGCCGCATTGCCGAGACCTACCGTGGTATCTACCAATCCATTGCCGGTTGA
- the wecB gene encoding non-hydrolyzing UDP-N-acetylglucosamine 2-epimerase translates to MRDFGPPGTAPGPENPLVLHVLGARPNFPKAAPVVRALAALGVRQGIVHTGQHYDALMSDVFFADLGLPEPIANLGVGSGSHARQTAALLIGLEDVVLEHAPSLVVVYGDVNSTLAAIMVCSKLHIPTAHVEAGLRSFDREMPEEVNRVVTDALSDILFATSPDALSHLAAEGVDPARVHLVGNPMIDSLFSALDRLDPASVRSRLGLPERYGVATLHRPANVDDPASAKELVDAVLEVSERLPIVVPIHPRGRERLAEAGLVTGGNLSIIDPLGYVDFMSLVRGAALVVTDSGGVQEETTMLGVPCLTVRPNTERPITITHGTNRLVTPALLPAAADRALADGAATPSGDLPPLWDGKAGPRIARVIESWLRGENLSPAGQAVPPKSL, encoded by the coding sequence ATGAGGGACTTTGGTCCTCCGGGTACTGCCCCGGGCCCTGAAAATCCCCTCGTCCTGCACGTCCTCGGCGCGCGGCCCAACTTCCCGAAGGCCGCTCCCGTGGTGCGCGCTCTCGCCGCGCTGGGGGTGAGACAGGGCATCGTCCACACCGGTCAGCACTACGACGCGCTCATGTCGGACGTGTTCTTCGCCGATCTCGGCCTTCCCGAGCCGATCGCCAATCTGGGCGTCGGATCCGGCTCGCACGCGCGCCAGACGGCCGCCCTGCTGATCGGCCTTGAGGATGTCGTGCTTGAGCACGCGCCCTCGCTGGTCGTCGTCTACGGCGACGTGAACTCGACGCTGGCCGCGATCATGGTCTGCTCCAAGCTCCACATCCCGACCGCGCACGTCGAGGCGGGCCTGCGCTCCTTCGACCGGGAGATGCCCGAGGAGGTCAACCGGGTCGTCACCGACGCCCTCTCCGACATCCTCTTCGCCACCTCGCCGGACGCGCTCTCGCATCTGGCGGCCGAGGGCGTGGATCCGGCGCGGGTCCATCTCGTCGGCAACCCGATGATCGACAGCCTGTTCTCCGCGCTGGACCGTCTCGACCCGGCCTCGGTCCGCTCGCGACTCGGGCTCCCGGAGCGGTACGGAGTGGCCACCCTGCACCGTCCCGCCAACGTCGACGACCCGGCTTCCGCGAAGGAGCTGGTCGACGCCGTACTGGAGGTGAGCGAGCGCCTGCCGATCGTGGTGCCGATCCACCCTCGGGGCCGCGAACGCCTGGCCGAGGCGGGGCTGGTGACCGGCGGCAACCTGTCGATCATCGACCCGCTGGGCTACGTGGACTTCATGTCACTCGTGCGGGGCGCGGCCCTGGTCGTCACCGACTCCGGCGGCGTGCAGGAGGAGACGACCATGCTGGGCGTCCCCTGCCTGACCGTCCGGCCCAACACCGAGCGGCCGATCACCATCACGCACGGCACCAACCGGCTGGTCACCCCGGCGCTGCTGCCCGCCGCCGCCGACAGGGCCCTGGCGGACGGCGCGGCGACGCCTTCCGGCGACCTGCCCCCGCTCTGGGACGGCAAGGCCGGGCCCAGGATCGCCCGGGTGATCGAGTCCTGGCTCCGCGGCGAGAACCTCTCCCCGGCGGGGCAAGCCGTACCGCCCAAATCCCTGTAA
- a CDS encoding nucleotide sugar dehydrogenase yields MTAYDLAVIGLGYVGMPLAKEATAAGLRVVGFEVDPQKVEALNAGHSYIDDLTDADLEHMLVSGFSATLDESVLAKSRTIIICVPTPLDEDHRPDLSAVEGATNVVARNLSAGSLVVLESTTWPGTTDEIARPILEASGLVAGVDFHLAFSPERIDPGNPKYGLRNTPKVVGGYTPACKDRAVGFYSQFIEQVVPVSGTREAEMAKLLENTYRHVNIALVNEMAIFCDELGVDLWESIEAAATKPFGFQKFLPGPGVGGHCIPVDPSYLSYRVRKLGYPFRFVELAQEINERMPSYVVARVQRLLNRQKKAVNGSKVVLLGVTYKPDIADERETPAVPVARVLLELGAELVFVDPYVKEWRVDGTSVPREEDLARAVADADVTLLLQQHAAFDLSIVEDHGRLVLDTRGVLAEGERVERL; encoded by the coding sequence GTGACTGCCTACGACCTGGCCGTCATAGGTCTGGGCTACGTCGGCATGCCCTTGGCCAAGGAGGCCACGGCGGCAGGGCTGCGAGTCGTCGGCTTCGAGGTCGATCCGCAGAAGGTGGAGGCTCTCAACGCCGGCCACTCCTACATCGACGACCTGACCGACGCCGACCTCGAGCACATGCTCGTCAGCGGCTTCAGCGCCACGCTGGACGAGTCCGTGCTCGCGAAGAGCCGCACCATCATCATCTGCGTGCCGACCCCGCTGGACGAGGACCACCGCCCCGACCTGTCGGCGGTGGAGGGCGCCACCAACGTCGTCGCCCGCAACCTGAGCGCGGGGTCCCTGGTGGTCCTGGAGTCCACCACCTGGCCCGGCACCACCGACGAGATCGCCCGCCCGATCCTGGAGGCCTCCGGTCTCGTCGCGGGCGTCGACTTCCACCTCGCCTTCTCGCCCGAGCGCATCGACCCGGGCAACCCCAAGTACGGGCTGCGCAACACCCCCAAGGTCGTCGGCGGTTACACGCCCGCCTGCAAGGACCGCGCGGTCGGGTTCTACTCCCAGTTCATCGAACAGGTCGTGCCGGTCAGCGGCACTCGCGAGGCCGAGATGGCCAAGCTCCTGGAGAACACCTACCGGCACGTCAACATCGCCCTCGTCAACGAGATGGCGATCTTCTGTGACGAGCTCGGCGTCGACCTCTGGGAGTCCATCGAGGCCGCGGCCACCAAGCCGTTCGGCTTCCAGAAGTTCCTGCCGGGACCGGGAGTCGGGGGACACTGCATCCCCGTCGACCCGTCCTACCTGTCCTACAGGGTGCGCAAGCTGGGCTACCCCTTCCGGTTCGTGGAGCTGGCCCAGGAGATCAACGAGCGGATGCCGTCCTACGTGGTGGCCCGCGTGCAGCGGCTGCTCAACCGGCAGAAGAAGGCCGTGAACGGCTCCAAGGTGGTGCTGCTCGGCGTCACCTACAAGCCGGACATCGCCGACGAGCGCGAGACGCCGGCCGTGCCGGTCGCCCGCGTGCTCCTGGAGCTCGGGGCGGAGCTCGTCTTCGTTGATCCATACGTAAAGGAATGGCGAGTGGACGGCACCTCGGTGCCGCGTGAGGAAGACCTTGCCAGGGCGGTCGCGGACGCGGATGTGACGTTGCTGCTTCAGCAGCACGCAGCCTTCGACCTGTCGATCGTCGAGGACCACGGCAGACTCGTGCTCGACACCCGAGGCGTGCTCGCCGAGGGTGAACGCGTCGAGCGGCTCTAG
- a CDS encoding glycosyltransferase, producing MHVLVMTVVHHPEDARILHRQIRALVDAGHEVTYAAPFSARGVMARSWVNGVDLPRAAERKRLTAVRAARKVFKRMRKQVDLVVIHDPELLLAVVGMRKRPPVVWDVHEDTPATLSLKPWLPAFMRPPVRFLARMLEGAAERHLHLLLAETAYAGRFRQAHLVVPNETWVPDDVIAPGDDRVVYLGWLSEARGVREAVEVGRLLQPYRVAVELIGYADPQSRPILNEAVAEGVLEWRDFMPNDEALKRLDGALAGLSLLRDEPNYRHSMPTKIVEYMAHGIPVITTPSPRAVELVERYDSGMVVPWQDPKAVAQAVLWLRDDVRERHARGARGYAAARANHHWPNSARRFVAQLEAWAGVKS from the coding sequence GTGCACGTGCTCGTCATGACGGTGGTGCATCACCCCGAGGACGCCCGGATCCTGCACCGGCAGATCCGCGCGCTCGTGGATGCCGGTCATGAGGTCACGTATGCCGCGCCCTTCAGCGCGCGGGGCGTCATGGCCCGATCCTGGGTGAACGGCGTCGACCTCCCCCGGGCGGCCGAACGCAAGCGGCTGACGGCCGTTCGCGCCGCGCGCAAGGTGTTCAAGCGCATGCGCAAGCAGGTCGACCTGGTGGTCATCCACGACCCCGAGCTGCTGCTCGCGGTCGTGGGGATGCGCAAGCGGCCCCCGGTGGTCTGGGACGTGCACGAGGACACCCCGGCGACCCTGTCGCTGAAGCCCTGGCTGCCCGCGTTCATGCGTCCGCCGGTGCGGTTCCTGGCCCGGATGCTCGAAGGCGCGGCCGAGCGGCACCTGCACCTGCTCCTGGCCGAGACCGCCTACGCCGGCCGGTTCCGCCAGGCCCACCTGGTGGTGCCCAACGAGACCTGGGTGCCCGACGACGTGATCGCGCCGGGCGACGACCGCGTCGTCTACCTCGGCTGGTTGTCGGAGGCGCGAGGGGTGCGCGAGGCCGTCGAGGTGGGCAGGTTACTCCAGCCGTACCGGGTGGCGGTCGAGCTGATCGGCTACGCCGACCCCCAGTCGCGGCCGATCCTGAACGAGGCGGTGGCCGAGGGCGTGCTGGAGTGGCGCGACTTCATGCCGAACGACGAGGCGCTCAAGCGGCTCGACGGCGCGCTGGCCGGGCTCTCCCTCCTGCGCGACGAGCCCAACTACCGGCACTCCATGCCCACGAAGATCGTGGAGTACATGGCCCACGGCATTCCCGTGATCACCACTCCCTCGCCCCGCGCGGTCGAGCTCGTCGAACGCTACGACAGCGGGATGGTCGTCCCCTGGCAGGACCCCAAGGCCGTCGCCCAGGCCGTGCTCTGGCTGCGGGACGACGTCCGGGAGCGGCACGCCCGGGGAGCGCGAGGGTATGCGGCGGCCCGTGCCAACCACCACTGGCCCAACTCCGCCCGCCGTTTCGTCGCCCAGCTTGAGGCGTGGGCAGGCGTCAAGAGCTGA